Proteins encoded within one genomic window of uncultured Draconibacterium sp.:
- the dprA gene encoding DNA-processing protein DprA — protein MNNDLKYKVALSMLPNIGGILARNLVAYIGSAEGVFSQSAKALTKVPGIGEMYARQIKKNNVLPKAEKELEYIDKNSIDIHFYTDATYPRRLKSCVDAPLIIYTKGEMNLDTERVISIVGTRNATEYGRSIVDDLCREFAERKYNILIVSGLAYGIDVQAHRCALNNNLPTVGVIAHGLDTLYPAIHKQTAKKMLECGGIVTDFPSNTKIDPANFIKRNRIIAGLADATIVVESAKKGGSLITADIASSYNRDVFAFPGRAGDTYSKGCNQLIRDNGATLIEGINDLEYFMGWEKTDKVDAVQSSLFIDLNPEEQKVVDLLKAQGDLFIDQISAEIKLPVSRISAMLLNLEFKNIVLALPGKMYKLR, from the coding sequence ATGAATAATGACCTTAAATACAAAGTTGCACTTTCGATGCTACCCAACATTGGAGGCATTCTTGCCCGCAACCTGGTTGCTTACATTGGCAGCGCCGAAGGTGTTTTTTCGCAATCGGCCAAAGCGTTAACAAAAGTTCCCGGAATTGGAGAAATGTATGCCCGCCAGATTAAGAAAAACAATGTACTACCAAAGGCTGAAAAAGAGCTGGAGTACATTGATAAAAACAGTATCGACATTCACTTTTATACTGATGCCACTTATCCGCGAAGATTAAAAAGCTGTGTTGACGCTCCGCTTATTATTTACACAAAAGGGGAAATGAATCTTGATACCGAACGGGTAATCAGCATTGTGGGAACCCGCAATGCCACGGAATACGGTCGGTCAATCGTAGATGATCTCTGCCGCGAGTTTGCCGAACGAAAATACAATATTCTAATCGTTAGCGGTCTGGCCTATGGCATTGATGTACAAGCCCACCGTTGTGCACTGAACAACAATCTACCTACGGTTGGTGTAATTGCTCATGGCCTCGATACGCTTTACCCGGCAATACACAAACAAACGGCAAAAAAGATGTTGGAATGTGGTGGCATTGTTACTGATTTTCCGAGCAATACAAAAATTGACCCGGCCAACTTTATTAAACGCAACCGTATTATTGCCGGGCTGGCCGATGCAACAATTGTGGTGGAGTCGGCCAAGAAAGGCGGCTCGTTAATTACGGCCGACATTGCATCATCGTATAACCGCGATGTATTTGCCTTTCCCGGTCGCGCAGGCGACACTTATTCGAAAGGTTGCAACCAGCTGATCAGAGATAACGGAGCAACTCTAATTGAAGGGATAAATGATCTGGAATATTTTATGGGCTGGGAAAAAACTGATAAAGTTGACGCCGTACAGTCAAGTTTGTTTATCGATTTAAATCCCGAAGAACAAAAAGTTGTGGACCTGTTAAAAGCACAAGGCGATCTTTTTATCGATCAGATTTCTGCAGAAATAAAACTTCCTGTAAGCCGTATTTCTGCAATGTTACTAAACCTTGAGTTTAAAAACATTGTACTTGCCCTACCCGGTAAAATGTACAAATTGAGGTAA
- the aroB gene encoding 3-dehydroquinate synthase: MGNSKIYSKIIYSRKLEQELQAYINKYPKGKVFLATEETVDKLWVANLDNFLAENSIKKVVVSAGEDNKKIALVETIWQFLSENEGDRKSLLINIGGGMLTDLAGFAASTFKRGIDFLNVPTTLLSQVDASVGGKTGFNFNGLKNEIGVFKEPVAVVINTDFLKTIDRNNFISGFAEMIKHGLIYSTEHLAELKEFDFDSIDYDLLQEIIRHSVNVKEHFVANDLTENNIRKALNFGHTVGHAFESLAMRQNRPVLHGYAVAYAMIAELFLSVKMCGFPQADCDKLTKWMLDIYGKFEIEESDFEALFQLMTHDKKNDSGRINFTLLPKVGEIEINQNCSKELILEALKFYKSL, from the coding sequence ATGGGAAATTCAAAAATTTACTCTAAAATAATTTATAGCCGAAAGTTGGAACAAGAACTGCAGGCTTATATCAACAAATATCCAAAGGGAAAGGTATTTCTGGCTACCGAAGAAACCGTTGATAAACTTTGGGTGGCCAATCTGGATAATTTTCTGGCAGAAAATAGCATTAAGAAAGTGGTCGTTTCAGCCGGAGAGGACAATAAAAAGATTGCCTTGGTTGAAACCATTTGGCAGTTTTTGTCGGAAAATGAGGGAGACCGCAAATCATTGCTTATTAATATTGGCGGCGGAATGCTTACCGATCTTGCAGGTTTTGCGGCCAGCACCTTTAAACGTGGAATTGATTTTCTGAACGTTCCAACAACTTTGCTTTCGCAGGTTGATGCTTCGGTCGGGGGAAAAACAGGTTTTAATTTTAATGGCTTGAAAAACGAAATAGGTGTATTCAAAGAGCCGGTTGCCGTTGTTATTAATACCGATTTTCTGAAAACCATCGATCGCAATAATTTTATCTCGGGTTTTGCCGAAATGATAAAACATGGATTGATTTACAGTACAGAACATTTGGCAGAGCTTAAAGAATTTGATTTCGACAGCATTGATTACGATTTGTTACAGGAAATCATCCGTCACTCGGTAAACGTAAAAGAACATTTCGTAGCCAACGACCTAACCGAGAACAACATCCGAAAAGCATTGAATTTTGGACACACGGTTGGCCATGCTTTCGAAAGTCTGGCCATGAGACAAAACCGGCCGGTTCTGCATGGTTATGCTGTTGCTTATGCCATGATCGCTGAATTGTTTCTATCGGTAAAAATGTGTGGTTTCCCGCAAGCCGATTGTGACAAGTTGACTAAATGGATGTTGGATATTTACGGTAAGTTCGAGATTGAAGAATCCGATTTTGAAGCTTTGTTTCAATTGATGACACACGACAAAAAGAACGATTCCGGACGTATTAATTTTACATTACTTCCAAAAGTTGGCGAAATTGAGATCAACCAGAATTGCAGTAAAGAACTGATTCTGGAAGCGCTTAAATTCTATAAAAGTCTGTAA